Below is a window of Patescibacteria group bacterium DNA.
CATTTGTATAGCTCCTTGTACATTTATCAAATGGGGTACGACACCATAACGTGTAATCGTTAGTACCGTACTTACAGACCTCTCCATGCTTAATATGGCACCTTCGGCTCGTGCCCGACACATCGCAATACATCTGTATCATAAGACCGTCATCTCGATACTCCGGGCATCCCTGATCTTCCGCATTAACCTCACAAGGATCACCTGGTTCAACTAATTCACAAATCCCAAGATCTCCAATTTCTTTATAACAGAAATTATAGAAAGGTGCGTCCGGAATCGAGGAATCTCTCTTAGATCTACATTCGATATTAGTCCTACATCCATCCAAGCACGCTTGTTTCTCAAAAGAACACACACAGGGCGGATTAGGACACTCGTTGCACGGCTCCCCTGTTGATTTAAACCCATTAGGAGATCCATTAGCATCAACCGTAACGCACGTATCAGCCGATGTGCCGGTGAGCGGCGAAAGCGTAGCGGGAGTTGCGCACTTTTCCGTCGCCTTATACGCCCTGCACGGCGTGATCCACCACGCGTCATTTGAGAAAATGGTGGCAGGCTTGCCTT
It encodes the following:
- a CDS encoding pilin — translated: MPSLRKPILIILLIIVGVFSYSVFSAQAYSFFSKEAVATDCFTCGACSLCDLLLIASKGVRFLLSLCGAIALALFIYGGFSLLMSQGKAEEVEKGKKMVTGTVVGLFIILLAAWVWPNWIIISLKGIPTEGKPATIFSNDAWWITPCRAYKATEKCATPATLSPLTGTSADTCVTVDANGSPNGFKSTGEPCNECPNPPCVCSFEKQACLDGCRTNIECRSKRDSSIPDAPFYNFCYKEIGDLGICELVEPGDPCEVNAEDQGCPEYRDDGLMIQMYCDVSGTSRRCHIKHGEVCKYGTNDYTLWCRTPFDKCTRSYTNVRSGEEVWKCEKDPSRVCTIDSECNYGEWCGKEFSGPIYTRCTSSLSGCRCYPETVFR